Within the Eucalyptus grandis isolate ANBG69807.140 chromosome 1, ASM1654582v1, whole genome shotgun sequence genome, the region TTAATTGACAAACTGATATAAGTAGGAAGAAAAAGTTAACCAAAGAACAGGATAGGGGAGAAGGTTACTTCAGGTGTGCAGCTAACCAAAGTAAGTCGACGTGTATCTACGTTGATGCAAAGAAAAAGGCACCAACAATAGCAGCTACCCACACATACAAGAACCTAGAAAGAGAGTATGAAGTACTGGCTTTCAATAGCCTAGCATATAGTCCATATGTTGCAAAAATTAACTTTTACTAAAGTGATGGCTATGAACAGTAGATACCCACTGTGAGGACCAAATTGTTGGAAGACAAACGTAACATGTAGAGAATGGTTGAATCCCATTGGAAGAATTAAAAGTGAAAACCAGAAAACAAGGGCATTAATATACACTCTACAAGTTAATCTCTGAGGCACGGTTAATACTCCATGGAAAGATTTATAGACAAAATCAAAGCAACTAATTTGATAAGATGCAAGAAGCAAAGCAACACTAAATTGAAGAGCTACCATTCAGCAAgtcaaaaaagattgaagaaatcAACACTGGGCCTATATCAACAGAGTAGAAGACAGCATTTTGATTGAGccaaatgggaaaagaaaacaaacaggGGACCTACACGGCAATTTATGTAACacaaaagaaacataaacaGAAACAGGGAAGCAAAACATGATCCCAGAGAACAATCATGTTGAAGTAGCagttcaaaatgataaagaaagaacaaaaagaaaactgtaAGTACACTAACAAATATCCAGTCATCTCCATTGCATGATTTACTTTAGCTTGATAGATGCCAAATTGAGAATACCAAGAAGTGCTATAATACCGACATCTTTAACAAGCAAACCAAATACAGCATCTTGGTTCTAGAGCTTTTCCGAGTAATTTCTCAAAACACACGGGAAAAAACCATTTGACACTGtaatttcttctattttctcctATACCAAGAGCATCCCAAATAACAGGAGAAGTCCAGTTTACACGGAGTTTGTTCGGTTTGCCCAGATTTCACACGACAAACTCAAGTCGCAGAACACTTGCACATAATCAACTCTTAATTTCAGCTAAAAAAGATCTAATCTTTTCCTCTAGCAGAAACAACAATAGTTAAATATGGATACATGACCAACTAATCTCTCTGGCAAACGAATTTAAAAACCAACAGCTACCCATGATTCTAAAGCAGACCCGGACCGTGTATACGTGATATCAGTCCTACATCGAAAGATTGTTACGTAAAATGGACCCGACAGTTCTCAGCTCAACCTTCAAAAACTAAGGCAAAATGGCCTCAAAAGTTTGCATAAATCTCATTCAGCGGGTTTTCATTCAACTAAAGACGAATTACagtggatgagagagagagaagagagagagtacctgCGCTGGAGAGAGTGGCGGTCGAGTCGAGTTTGGCGAGTCGATTCGGGTTTGGGCGTGCGGGGTCTGAATTCAAGCCAAAAATCCCTCTCTTTCCCTTCGGGCAGGAGTTGCCAAAAaccctcatttgtctctcaatttggaaaattatttgCGTCTGTATTTTCACTTCACATTATTGCGAGTAATTTATAAAGGCCGATGCTATTTTTACCTTATAAATGACTaaaaaattcgaccaaaaaaaaatgattaaatgcATCCCATTTACACAAAAGACAAAACTGCCTTCAATTGCAGTTTTAGGAAATGGCCCTactcctcattttttttctactttcttctatttttttatttaggataattatcataattaatcatttcatgagttttattttttggtgaatTAAAAGATAAGTGAATTTTCAGATATTCCTATAATGCGTTACATATGTTCCGTGTAAATTTATCTTACTCAAAGTAAGGAAAAGAGACATTTTgtgatataataaaaaaattggaaagtctATTCTTCATATTGATCTTATATTGACCCCTTTAATTTTTTACCCTCTTATAtcaaaagctcactttcttTGTAAGATTAACATATATCAGGTCTCTTTATTTactatatcaaaaaatttacatttttctCTACTATATTGGTGAGATATCTTTATACAGAGCATGCAATAGATTAGAGGAATGTCTAGGAATATACCAAAAACATTATGTACAATGAggtatctttatattttttttttaacaaatcaTGAATGACGTTAATTTTCGTCAAaccaaaataatgatatttcattagcattttcaaaaaaaaaaaaaaattcttactttatgcaatgttttgatttaattaaatttcatcaactttacaaattattcataaatttaGTCAACAACGTAGAAaagaagtagttttttttttttttttgaaattttagttttgaaaaaacaaatttttatggaagtaatatcttacaaaaaaaaaaaagacattgtgcctttaatatatatagaaaatctaCAATAAACAAAATTAGACATGTGAAATTCTTAAGTAATggataaaaaaggaaagtaaataaaattgGGACCACCGATTTTTATCGCAATTAAATGTAGAGGGTAATTGTGTCTTTTTTGTGAAGATTGGGTGGATTTAATCACACAAAGGATGGAAATAGCATCGTCCTTTATAAATCATTAATTTACTCATAGTTATAATCTAGAGTTATTACaactcataaaaataaaaataaaaaccggCAAACAATCATTTGGAGTATGCTATGCTATTCCGGAATCATCGCTTGTCAATTATAACAAGTACTATTTTTTTCGTAAAGCGAATTAAGCTACAGAGAATCTATTAAATATTAAGCTATATATATCCTATGATCACCAAATAGTTATTTATTCTATTCATGTCCTATTCCATTTGGGAACCAAGAAGACCATAACAAGGCACACTTACTCTTTAGTTCCAGCCTTTGTTTCTTCCgcttttcttcatttgatagaGTAAGACAGTGTTGCTTTCGGTATCACGTAAATCCTACGTCAAAAAGCAATAATACTAAGTTACCAACCAAAATATGTATCTATTCCCGTCGCAAttgaactgaaccgaaccgaacttaACACGACCTCAAATTCAAGAGTATTTCATTTGATCATATCGAACAGATGCTGGAAATTATAATCGTTAAGTTCCACAAGCGACTTGATGTATCAAAAATTTTAGTTGCCGTAATCTGGCACAACGTCTTGCACAGGATGTAGTGCACTGAATCCTGAAATCTTTCCCATCATTACCtataatacaaaaaaagaaccaaaatcctGTTACTTAGGAATACCTGAACTGGAATAGAACAATCAATTGGATACATGAATGAATGCTATATGGACCATGACcaacaataaaatgaaagtgcaTAAAAAATTGGTTGGTGTAATCTATTCAAAACTAGACATATCGACAAGGATTTCATCATATCATCTTTTGCCACGCAGTCCATCATTTTACAATTTGAACCAgacaacagaaaagaaaaaagggggaaagaaaaggaagagatgcTGCAGTCTATCTCTAACTTTGCTGCTCTCTGCTTTCGATTTCCTTCACGTTGTCTACTATGTGCTGGATCTTTCTTGCCAGACTCTCATTGTGATTCTCAATGTGCTCAAGATTAGTTCGAGATGCCTTTATATGTTGCAGCTCGCTTTTTCTCTATTGCCAACTGCTGCGACAATTCCCGAATCTTGTCATGCTCATTCTGTGGAAGAAGAATGGAATCAGACATGTGAACTATagaatttttgagaaaaagcaTAACAGTGCTGACAAGAGCTTTTGCATATAGTATAATGGAGTATATAATCGCTAGCACTCAGGTATATGAAAGATCGGCCATAATTTTTCAGGGAAAAAGTAGACTCATACACAAAATGATCCAAAAACAGAGAACTGAGACTGTAGCGCAAGTGACAAGGCATCTCAACTATTATGATGCTTTTATGAAATCAATACCTTCAAAAGAAACGTTTTAGAGACGATCAATTTTAACAAAACAATTCCATGACATAATTACTTCATCAGATAATTGTTTTCTAGCCAAAGGCAGACCATGAGAATTTTCTCAACCTCTATAGTCATACATATCATGAGATTTCAATCCGACTCACATCAGCTCACCTTATGTAACCCTAAAGCCACaaacttttgttatttttagcATATGCCCACCTCCCTCTTGTGTAAAGCTCCCAGTCAATTGGTTACACAGGCTCAACAAACTTCCCAATAGCTTCTCAACAATGAGAAGTCTGAGATGGACAAATAACAATATCAAGTGCAGGCAAAATAATTGACCCGTATCCCATTAGAAATGCAGTGCTTCTCTGAAACATGATACAAGGGATTAATTTGTCTGGTTTTGTCTTAACTCTGTAAATAATTTACAATCAGATGGCATGTAGGACTTACCCATCATCACAGCTACAATTCCTAATAGCAATTGAATGATCGTCTGATTTTTTAAACTAGAGTTAAAAGGATGCAATAAATGTCCAGAGATGGAAATTCCAGAGTTTCATGATTATTCGGGACAATCACAGAGGTTACAACATTATTTTGTCATCTAATAATAAGCACTGTCATGTGGAATCAATATTGGCAAAGTCAGATCGAAGTGGCTGGCTTCCCTAGAGAGAATAGATACATAGCAAAGTAGTTTAGATACTATAAGGAAGATAAATATCAACAAACTTTCAGAAAAAGTCAGACAAGTGAATGAAGCATGGGTTTTTCCATGACAAGAATGGTTACAGGTCAATACCAATATGTCCTTTTGAtagatattttcattttggatAGCTTAATGTACTGATATGTCAGTATTGGCTAGTGATATTCTCTACTTTAGGACGACAGATGTGTTGAGGACATAATGTTGGACAACTGCACAGACTTGTGCCATGTCGACTAGAGCCAGGAACTTTATAATCCTAACTGAGAGTAGACAAGctattagaatatcattcagtGTAGCTATGAAACTGAAAGTGGCAACAAATACGCCACAAGGCACCTACAAGAGAATGAAACCAAACGGTAGAAAGAAAGTGCTAAATCAACAGAATAATAATGGAACAGAGACGCAGCTGACTGTGATTAGTCAGTGAAGGGTGTGTAAATAAAGGATGCCAGAAAAGGTCGTCAAACAGTTAGCACGTTTCTAAACTTCAAATGTAGGGACTCTCGCTGGGGAGGATTTTGTTCTCCAAACCTAGAAAACTATGGTGAAAATGCTCAGCTGCTATGCTAACCGACGACCTCAGAGAAACCCATGATATGCTAACTAATAACCAGATAAGCGCCCCCATTTATAGACAGTCCTCAttggtgtgtgtgtgtgtgtgtggaatacaaaagaaaatgagcaaCCACCATACAACTTTGAGAGGACCATAAAATAAGTGAATAACTAATACCTAGCTTTCTCATGTCTCTTTTCCTAAGGGCCGTGGCAATAGCTTCAAGCAAACATTGAGAGGACCATAAAATAAGCGAATAACTAATGACTAGCTTTCTTATGTCTCTTTTCCTAAGGTCCATGGCAATAAGTTTGAGCAAACATTTACAACATAAAATAGAAGAGGAACAAGAACTTACAGGATATTGATCGTAGATGCAGTCCCTCCGGCCTTTGCCAGGTGACAAGGTATGAGTATGTTCCTTCACAAACTTCGTGACGACCCATTTGCCTGTATTTATTTTCCGCACCAGTATCATGGCCCTACAACCAACCCTTGTCTCTGCCCTTTGCCTGACAATTTTCTCACGTTTATCTGGCATCCTGTAGCCCTCTTTGTTGCATACGAAAGCCCGACCAATAGCCGATCCATCACGCCTCGACCGAGAGAGTTTGCTCACCCGAATTATAAATCCTACCCGGGTAGCATATGCATTATAAAACCCATGTGCGGCCGCTTCAGAGTCAAATTCCTGACCCACATAGGGCTCATCATCTGCTGAGGGCATCGACACCGGTGGCATGGTGTCGAGAATGTCGTCCCTGTCTAACAGATCGTCATTCATCTTTACCTCCACAACCTGCTCATACTCCCCTTCGACAGCACTTACGCCCACTTCATTCTCATCAACCGCCTGACTACTACTCTCAGCACCAACTGAACTCACCGTCCCATCTCTACCAAAATCGCCCACCATATCCACTGCCGAAACAAGGAAACAATCTCATAATCCAATAATAGGCACACAAATTACATAAGACGCAAGAGTTGCATTGACAAAATGCAACAAAGAACTCCATCATTCACTCGCTTCCCGAaaaccacacacacacacacacaaagaaCATGACCATACCCACATCGCAATAATCCCCTCCATAGACTTAATCTTGAAAAAGATTATGGGGGATACAACAACCCTCCCCCAGTGAGATTTATTTGAATTACCCCCCATTAAAAAGGCAATAGGAAAAcccaaattcaagaaaatttcaCGGATTTCAGCTTCCTGTCTGTTCATGTCACGCCTCATGAAGCAATACAACCTCAAAAGGGTTCCATGACAAGGAACCTTCGACCAGAAAGATGGAACCTTTGGCAGCTTCTCGAATCAAACGggcaatcaattgcacaaagaATCTATTTTCGCAACCAGTTCAAAGCAGACACCCAAGATGAAATCCAACCCTCTGCTCCGACTTACTGGGTCTATATGTACTGATCTTCAAATCCCCCGTTGAACGATCGCCGTGGTGGCGGGCATGGCCACCGTCGTCCGTGCCGACGCGCCAGCGAGCGAGacacagagagagggaggggaagagagagaaagagagggttCACGCAGCGAATATGGGGACTCATCTGGGGCTCACGTGGCGGGCATCCATTGGCGAGCGCTCGGGAGACGAAGTCAACGGTTCTGGTCAAGCTGATGATGTCCCGACGCGTGTGAAGTGTCGTGGGACTTGCTCGCTCGAGATTGGAACCTCTCGGGTTCTATCCGGTTCGACCCGACCCCGATGGGGAACAAAGGgagcaaaattttcaacttttgggaCCCgggtttaaattaatttttatatattattagaGTTAATACTACGAAGCCCCAAATTAacatatttgtgataaatttacctcatattgcaaactggtatacttataataaatctactcaaaattaatattttgacaataaaaattacaaattaaaattatgacaaatttatcatcaatTAATATCCGTTAAATTATATcaataccacgaaaaatcctaaatcagtatatatatatttttttaaatagaggGCAACAAGCATTATGCAACTCAGCAAGTTGATAgtataatttaacaaaaactagcaaataataaatttgtcgtatatgtaccaatttgaagttttttgttattaaaaaattagattatgataaatttattataaatgtatcgatttcaatttttatatgatATTAACCCATATTATTATTACAAGTTGGGAAGGATACCTTATTGTATCTCTACATAAAAATGATGCAATTTAAACAATCATTTATAACtaaaatgaaaatcataaaagaagCAACGTTGGACTAAATTTTGTTAATGGGTTCATGTTTACTTGATGAAGTTTCATGTTTTCTCTAGGGAACCAAAAGTTAATTATCCCGTTAGTATTTCGTTAAGGTCAAGTCCTATTCATAATGATATTGTCCACTTGAGTCGAAATCCATACATTTGTGTTTCTCTAAGCTCCCCCAAAAAGACCTTGTTCTAAGTTACGacaacatattcaatttattcCTACTCCCATGCCATCCTAAAGTTCAAGTCACACCTTAGCTCTCCCTGGCTTCAGCGGTCACTTCCACCAACCAgatcattatatattttatttaactGTAAGGACTTGTCTATTTACTAACCATCGTGTCAAGAAATAAGTATTTTCTATCTATTAATTAATCGCCATAAAGCAAAACCTAAGTGCAAGAATTATTTATCGCTTTAcatattgggaaaaaaagagaaacaaacaaTTGAAACTAGTAAAAGagaagcattaaaaaaaaaaaaaagtcctagaCAAGCTCTCAATTATATTTGTCCcgggaaaatttaaaataaaaatatcactaCTAGTTTCGAGAGATATATGAAAGAATAATGATTTCCAAATATTTcggattatattaaaaaaaataacaggaatacgtttttgttttctttttcctttttgggagaAACCTGGTCGGACGTGCAACCGGAACCAACATTAATCGACGCAAATCATCAAACATCTGGAGCGCAAGCGTTACTagcgccttctctctctctgtggcgaTACTTGAAATGGCGTAATGGCGAGCACTTGGCTGCGCAATTTGCTTAGAGCTTCTTCTCTTCTCAGACCATCTTCTGCATCCGCCTCCTCCTtcaggtactctctctctctctctccgtggcATGGTGATGAATTAAAGGAAGTGGGTGAATCCGGGAGGTAACTTAGAGGAACCAAGCTTTCTCCTTTTTAGTGTAACGAGTGAAAAGTATCGGTTTTTTTCACGCTACTGAGCTAATGGGATGCTGACGTGCTGTTACTGCTTCGGGTGATGGTTCTTTTGAGTGAAATCAGCGTCTCAAACGCGGGGGTATCGAATGTTTGGCTAACCATTCCGCCTTCCCAGTTTGATGGAATGAAGGCGAATGCATTGCCGACAACTGTTCTCTCGGCTTCTTTCGGTGTGGTTTGAGTGTAAATGGAAGTCTGGTTTTTGAGTGGCTTGATTGGCAGTATTGGGATGTATAGGTGTAGTGTGCTGGAGCtctttgatgatttgaggaggAAATTGGGTGATGACTGCGTAGAATGATTTCTAGCAGTGGGGATTCTCGACTGTCGAACTGTTAATGATGGGTGGTTGAGTTTGCAGTGTGCATTCGGCTCTCGTGTTTCAGTTTCTCCAAAGATGCTTGCTTGTTTCATTCAGGAAAAAAGAGTGACAAAAAGACTGATTCCTACCCgtttggattgattgattgttttgaattttcttgatttctgGTGCTCTTCTGTAAATTATGGTCTCATACAAACTGACATTGGTGCTTAGGTGGAGCTGAACTCAAAGAACTAGTACTACAGTTTAAGTTAGAAGTATTTTCTATTGCTCGACTTGGACCTccatgtcctttttcttttttggattttgttgttgttgacttGGATTGTATCCCTTTGTTAGGCCAATTCTACTATCAGGAAGGccatctctctcttcatctAAGCACTTGCTTCTGGGAAACCCGGCAAATACTTCATGGTCGTTTAGAAACTTGAGCTTCGGATCTGTGAACTTTGT harbors:
- the LOC104434100 gene encoding LOW QUALITY PROTEIN: protein FAR1-RELATED SEQUENCE 5 (The sequence of the model RefSeq protein was modified relative to this genomic sequence to represent the inferred CDS: deleted 1 base in 1 codon), with the translated sequence MDMVGDFGRDGTVSSVGAESSSQAVDENEVGVSAVEGEYEQVVEVKMNDDLLDRDDILDTMPPVSMPSADDEPYVGQEFDSEAAAHGFYNAYATRVGFIIRVSKLSRSRRDGSAIGRAFVCNKEGYRMPDKREKIVRQRAETRVGCRAMILVRKINTGKWVVTKFVKEHTHTLSPGKGRRDCIYDQYPNEHDKIRELSQQLAIEKKRAATYKGISTNLEHIENHNESLARKIQHIVDNVKEIESREQQS